A genome region from Desulfovibrio sp. includes the following:
- a CDS encoding glycosyltransferase — MAPVIVAKDLYKCYAGFSPVLRGVNIEVVPGEMVAIMGPSGCGKSTMLHVLGMLHAPDSGSLQILGKDVLTLDREQTASFRRGTMGFVMQSSNLFDHSTVFENVEFPLIFEKIPPEERWERVIRALELVRLSARVHYRSNRLSGGEQQRVAIARAMVNNPRILLADEPTGALDAKTSRLIMDNFRSLCHTGGVSMVMVTHDPKMAEFCDSIYTLEDGILHCRQRNLPQMPDTISHNLLHGVAPVVRGAMVAESFPEASGQCLMDEAHRMHAAGLLTRIYAIRDNGFLGNPEGYALPLAVRRIGALRVLAACLGMLRLMRGSSSQLWALWRKLPGRGRWGSRWWDHLRAFCAGAMLARWGQEEKIEFFYAAGAHGPATASWVASRLMHVPYAFAVRAQDMTEPGLNWAAKGADAEFVRCDTEATRAAMLQLLPELKDKLLVLRDPLTLTPPEDMEEQMPVPTGADAANDADKAADFNLLAVGTIARRKGYDLLLRACRLLADRNVNFSLTFVGQGLEKLRLRWLVWRLGLRGSVQFAGQIPHENMADMYNRADVFVAPGRKTTGGDADGVPSALVEALAFGLAVVASDLPGHAEAITDGGNGRLVPQDNVGALADVLEALASRPEERKRLGEAARKSVVTLVDTDRTEARLTELIKKACGKA; from the coding sequence ATGGCACCCGTTATAGTCGCCAAAGATTTATATAAATGCTACGCCGGTTTTTCACCGGTGCTGCGTGGCGTGAATATTGAAGTTGTTCCCGGCGAGATGGTGGCCATCATGGGGCCTTCGGGCTGCGGCAAATCCACCATGCTGCACGTGCTGGGCATGCTGCACGCGCCTGATTCCGGCTCTTTGCAAATTCTTGGCAAGGATGTGCTGACGCTTGACCGTGAGCAGACTGCCAGTTTCCGCCGTGGCACCATGGGCTTTGTCATGCAGTCGAGCAACCTTTTTGACCACTCGACTGTGTTTGAAAATGTTGAATTTCCCCTGATATTTGAGAAAATTCCGCCAGAAGAACGCTGGGAGCGGGTTATCCGCGCCCTTGAACTTGTGCGCCTTTCCGCGCGTGTGCACTACCGCAGCAACCGTCTTTCGGGCGGCGAGCAGCAGCGTGTGGCCATTGCCCGCGCAATGGTCAACAATCCGCGCATCCTGTTGGCTGACGAACCCACGGGCGCGCTGGACGCTAAAACCAGCCGCCTTATCATGGATAATTTTCGTTCGCTCTGCCATACGGGCGGCGTTTCCATGGTTATGGTTACGCATGATCCCAAAATGGCCGAATTCTGCGACAGCATCTACACCCTTGAAGACGGCATTCTGCACTGCCGCCAGCGCAACCTGCCGCAGATGCCCGACACCATTTCGCACAATCTGCTCCATGGGGTTGCTCCTGTGGTGCGCGGCGCCATGGTTGCCGAGAGCTTTCCCGAGGCCTCCGGTCAGTGCCTGATGGATGAGGCCCACCGCATGCACGCTGCGGGGCTGCTCACCCGTATTTACGCCATCCGTGATAACGGATTTCTGGGCAATCCCGAGGGCTACGCCCTGCCGCTGGCTGTGCGGCGCATCGGCGCATTGCGTGTGCTTGCGGCCTGCCTGGGTATGCTCAGGCTCATGCGCGGTTCTTCCTCCCAGCTGTGGGCGCTTTGGCGCAAACTGCCGGGGCGTGGCCGCTGGGGCAGCCGCTGGTGGGATCACCTGCGCGCATTTTGCGCCGGGGCCATGCTGGCGCGTTGGGGCCAGGAAGAAAAGATTGAATTTTTCTATGCAGCAGGGGCCCACGGACCAGCCACAGCCAGCTGGGTTGCCTCGCGCCTTATGCATGTGCCGTATGCTTTTGCCGTGCGCGCTCAGGATATGACGGAACCAGGCCTCAACTGGGCCGCCAAGGGTGCGGATGCCGAATTTGTGCGCTGCGATACAGAAGCCACGCGCGCTGCCATGCTGCAATTGCTGCCCGAGCTGAAAGACAAACTGCTCGTGCTGCGTGATCCCCTTACCCTCACGCCGCCGGAGGATATGGAAGAGCAGATGCCCGTGCCCACCGGGGCCGATGCCGCCAATGATGCGGATAAGGCTGCGGATTTCAACCTGCTGGCTGTGGGCACCATTGCACGCCGCAAAGGGTACGATCTCCTGCTTCGGGCATGCCGCCTGCTGGCCGACAGAAATGTGAACTTTTCGCTGACCTTTGTGGGCCAGGGGCTGGAAAAGCTGCGTTTGCGCTGGCTTGTCTGGCGGCTTGGGCTTCGTGGTTCGGTGCAGTTTGCCGGGCAGATTCCCCATGAAAACATGGCGGATATGTACAACCGGGCGGATGTTTTTGTGGCTCCTGGCCGCAAGACCACCGGCGGAGACGCCGACGGCGTGCCATCGGCTCTGGTGGAAGCCCTTGCCTTTGGCCTTGCGGTGGTTGCGAGCGATTTGCCGGGCCATGCGGAAGCCATTACGGACGGCGGTAATGGACGCCTTGTGCCGCAAGACAATGTGGGCGCGCTGGCTGACGTTCTGGAAGCTCTTGCCTCCCGACCCGAGGAACGCAAGCGCCTTGGCGAGGCCGCCCGCAAGTCGGTAGTTACCCTTGTGGATACAGACCGCACGGAAGCCCGGCTGACCGAGCTGATCAAAAAAGCCTGCGGCAAGGCCTGA
- a CDS encoding ABC transporter permease, which translates to MSDLIRVSLRQVVRQRGFGVMLSIALGITAFIVLAVLGREIRYKVGQDMVLMGGVNVIQVYMDDAQYPGQPDREFYPETVEALSQLPGVSLVSRNLRDNKSFPIRGTGERTLNVDFIGIDQYFAEVYSIDLVAGRLLNQEDVDSHRRVCLLGRDAARNLFGGSEEAIGKLLFLEQDVFEVVGVVSGVMLGSWSQGGFLPYTTMADRNWGRGKVRRLFIRAIGWEDVPPLVKIVPQMVREHQSAPYIVVQTQEDQLKRIKTTFMWVEALLWLGIAASLMLGGFGIWYGTFAAVRARTREVGLKKAMGGSDIDILAQFLAEALCKSVAGGIFGILIGCALVEIGSLSLGTGVSYSLLFFSSLGSIVFSAVIGIAGGLFPAMQASRMDVVTALRFE; encoded by the coding sequence ATGTCAGACCTTATTCGCGTCAGCCTCAGGCAGGTTGTGCGCCAGCGCGGCTTCGGGGTGATGCTTTCCATCGCTCTGGGCATCACGGCGTTTATCGTCCTGGCGGTACTTGGCCGCGAAATCCGGTACAAGGTGGGGCAGGACATGGTGCTCATGGGTGGCGTCAACGTCATCCAGGTATACATGGATGACGCCCAGTACCCCGGTCAACCCGACCGCGAGTTTTATCCTGAAACTGTGGAAGCCCTTTCCCAGTTACCCGGCGTCAGCCTGGTGAGCAGAAACCTGCGCGATAATAAATCTTTCCCCATACGCGGCACCGGCGAGCGCACGCTGAATGTGGACTTTATCGGCATCGACCAGTATTTCGCCGAGGTCTACTCCATTGATCTCGTGGCCGGGCGGCTGCTCAATCAGGAAGATGTGGACTCTCACAGGCGCGTATGCCTGCTTGGCAGGGACGCGGCCAGAAATTTATTTGGCGGTTCGGAAGAAGCCATAGGCAAGCTGCTCTTTCTGGAGCAGGATGTTTTTGAAGTGGTGGGCGTTGTCAGCGGCGTCATGCTTGGCAGCTGGAGCCAGGGCGGCTTTTTGCCCTATACCACCATGGCCGACCGCAACTGGGGCCGGGGCAAGGTGCGCAGGCTCTTTATCCGCGCCATTGGCTGGGAAGACGTGCCGCCGCTTGTCAAAATTGTTCCCCAGATGGTGCGCGAGCACCAGTCCGCCCCCTATATCGTGGTGCAGACGCAGGAAGATCAGCTCAAGCGCATCAAAACCACCTTCATGTGGGTTGAGGCTCTGCTGTGGCTTGGTATTGCCGCATCGCTCATGCTGGGCGGTTTCGGCATCTGGTATGGCACGTTTGCCGCAGTTCGGGCCAGAACGCGCGAAGTGGGCCTTAAAAAGGCCATGGGCGGCTCGGATATAGACATACTGGCGCAGTTCCTGGCCGAGGCTCTGTGCAAATCGGTTGCTGGCGGCATATTTGGCATTCTTATTGGCTGCGCGCTGGTTGAGATCGGTTCCTTATCGCTTGGGACGGGCGTTTCGTATTCGCTGCTGTTTTTCAGCAGCCTGGGAAGCATCGTTTTTTCTGCCGTCATTGGCATAGCGGGCGGTCTGTTCCCTGCCATGCAGGCAAGCCGCATGGACGTGGTAACCGCTCTGCGATTCGAATAG
- a CDS encoding glycosyltransferase, translated as MFWIWFLLATSQCALLYILARRGESMPRRIEEEAEANRAIPEDKWPSVGMIVPVAGRDPRMEGSLRSLLTQDYPCFVPVLVTAEENEPAAELVGRLKKDFPALRHVVAGTATGCGQKNHNSLQGIAALGDEVDVYVFCDSTHMAEPDFLRHLAAPMARGEASFSTGYHVVEPRDDQPVTLAYTLCVMLMRYLQAMSAFTQLWGGAMAMTRAAYVKYGVAQLWLENVVDDCSLTALLQVRGAKVRLCPGALLHTDAVNHSTPVWRAWMDRQVLFLKFCMPGQWKLLGLMCVMMALPMVCAALAFLGWIVNVGSGAGVLLALFWLAAMVSALHLWRGLLAKPVPLWRWCMAFADAVRMFTSVYWQSIKSWDIVWHGIKYEVGKGGVVLRSEHSQGTK; from the coding sequence ATGTTCTGGATATGGTTTTTGCTGGCCACCTCCCAATGCGCTCTGTTGTATATTCTGGCCCGCAGGGGCGAAAGCATGCCCCGCCGTATTGAGGAAGAAGCCGAGGCCAACCGCGCCATACCTGAAGACAAATGGCCCTCGGTGGGCATGATAGTGCCCGTGGCGGGGCGCGACCCGCGTATGGAAGGCTCGCTGCGCAGCCTTTTGACCCAGGATTACCCCTGTTTTGTGCCCGTTCTCGTCACTGCGGAAGAAAATGAACCCGCCGCCGAGCTTGTGGGCAGGCTTAAGAAGGATTTTCCCGCCCTGCGCCATGTGGTGGCAGGCACCGCCACTGGTTGCGGGCAAAAAAACCACAACAGCCTTCAGGGTATTGCCGCTCTGGGCGACGAAGTGGACGTCTATGTGTTCTGCGACAGCACTCACATGGCGGAACCCGATTTTCTGCGGCATCTGGCAGCGCCCATGGCCAGGGGCGAAGCTTCGTTCAGCACCGGTTACCATGTGGTGGAACCTCGCGACGACCAGCCCGTAACGCTGGCCTATACGCTGTGCGTCATGCTTATGCGCTACCTGCAAGCCATGTCTGCCTTTACCCAGTTGTGGGGCGGCGCTATGGCCATGACCCGCGCGGCCTACGTAAAATACGGCGTGGCGCAGTTGTGGCTTGAAAACGTTGTGGACGACTGCTCGCTCACGGCCCTGCTTCAGGTGCGCGGCGCAAAAGTGCGGCTCTGCCCCGGCGCGTTGCTGCACACTGATGCCGTTAATCACTCCACGCCCGTCTGGCGGGCCTGGATGGACAGGCAGGTGCTTTTTCTCAAGTTCTGCATGCCCGGCCAGTGGAAGCTGCTGGGCCTCATGTGTGTTATGATGGCTCTGCCCATGGTGTGCGCGGCCTTGGCCTTTCTGGGCTGGATTGTGAACGTGGGCAGCGGCGCCGGCGTGTTGCTTGCCCTGTTCTGGCTGGCGGCGATGGTCAGCGCGCTGCATCTGTGGCGTGGTCTGCTTGCCAAGCCCGTGCCGCTGTGGCGCTGGTGCATGGCTTTTGCGGACGCCGTGCGCATGTTTACCTCCGTTTACTGGCAGAGCATCAAGTCGTGGGATATTGTCTGGCACGGCATAAAGTATGAAGTCGGCAAGGGTGGGGTAGTGCTGCGCTCTGAACACAGTCAGGGAACGAAGTAG
- a CDS encoding glycosyltransferase — MTIPQRVLFFMEDLCYGGTQRQTLELARRLDRTRFTPVMLTLTGPTDLDEAARDAGIELHHMGHARKVPPLFFAALYSKLRRLQPDVIVPCTALPNIWGRIWGRLGWLGEKKAPRIVGTCRGGGGPKRQHERWLWRLTDHMICNSEALHEILLYFGLPQSRLSYIPNGVDTEFFAPSGAAPSARAPEIVCVARLAGDKDHLTLLRAFEIVLQRHPSARLRIVGDGPEEANLHQWAKEHAAGSNVDFIPGGLDMRGHYAAGRIFALSSVREGQPNVILEAMACGLPVCATSVGGIPRLVESGQNGLLSQAGDVAALAENCCRLLEDGALCDAMGQAGRLRVERDFSFTAMVEAHQAVFAGLRRN, encoded by the coding sequence ATGACCATCCCACAGCGCGTCCTCTTTTTTATGGAGGATCTTTGTTATGGCGGTACGCAACGCCAGACCCTTGAACTGGCCCGCCGCCTGGATCGAACTCGTTTTACGCCGGTCATGCTTACGCTCACTGGCCCCACTGACCTGGATGAAGCCGCGCGGGATGCGGGCATAGAGCTGCACCATATGGGGCATGCCCGCAAGGTGCCGCCCCTGTTTTTTGCAGCCCTGTATTCAAAGCTGCGCAGGTTGCAGCCAGATGTCATCGTGCCTTGCACGGCTTTGCCCAATATATGGGGGCGCATCTGGGGGCGGCTGGGCTGGCTTGGCGAAAAAAAAGCCCCGCGTATTGTGGGAACCTGCCGTGGCGGCGGCGGCCCCAAGCGGCAGCATGAACGCTGGCTTTGGCGGCTTACGGATCATATGATCTGCAATTCCGAAGCATTGCATGAAATTTTGCTCTATTTTGGCTTGCCGCAATCCCGTTTGAGCTACATCCCCAACGGGGTGGATACGGAATTTTTTGCGCCGTCCGGGGCTGCGCCCTCGGCCCGAGCGCCCGAGATTGTCTGCGTGGCGCGCCTTGCGGGCGACAAGGATCATCTGACCCTCTTGCGAGCCTTTGAGATTGTGTTGCAACGCCACCCCTCGGCGCGTTTGCGCATTGTGGGGGATGGCCCGGAAGAGGCCAATCTGCACCAGTGGGCCAAGGAGCACGCCGCCGGAAGCAACGTGGACTTTATCCCCGGCGGGCTTGATATGCGCGGGCACTATGCCGCTGGGCGCATCTTTGCACTTTCATCCGTGCGCGAAGGTCAGCCCAATGTGATTCTTGAAGCCATGGCCTGCGGCCTGCCCGTGTGCGCCACATCGGTTGGCGGCATTCCACGGCTGGTGGAGAGCGGTCAGAACGGTCTGCTTTCACAGGCGGGCGATGTGGCGGCTCTGGCGGAAAACTGCTGCCGCCTGCTCGAAGACGGCGCGCTGTGCGATGCCATGGGCCAGGCCGGGCGTTTGCGCGTGGAGCGGGATTTTTCCTTCACTGCCATGGTGGAGGCGCATCAGGCCGTTTTTGCCGGCTTGCGCCGCAACTGA
- a CDS encoding alkaline phosphatase family protein: MPRVVFVLLDGLAAATARRCMSYMQSLTDAGLARHTELRGELPPLSRPIYATLLTGLRPVQSGIVHNDDARLCPAPTIFSRAQATGLTTAAAAYHWMSELCNVAPYEPGRDRITNDAALPIAHGLFYCTDAYPDDELFHDAACLRRHHEPHLLLAHSMGIDNAGHLHGASSKEYRDAARRADGLLARWLPEWTAAGYAVLVTSDHGMDDDGRHNDNSEASRRVPLWLAGEGFQNTPLPTDQTQIAGLVCRALGIE; encoded by the coding sequence ATGCCCCGCGTGGTCTTTGTGCTGCTGGACGGCCTTGCCGCCGCCACGGCCCGTCGCTGCATGAGCTACATGCAGTCGCTCACCGATGCAGGGCTGGCGCGACATACGGAGCTGCGAGGTGAACTGCCGCCGCTCTCCCGCCCCATTTACGCCACCCTGCTCACAGGTCTGCGCCCGGTGCAAAGCGGCATTGTGCATAATGATGATGCCCGGCTCTGCCCCGCGCCCACCATTTTCAGCCGTGCGCAGGCCACAGGCCTGACCACCGCCGCCGCTGCCTACCACTGGATGAGTGAACTGTGCAACGTGGCCCCCTATGAGCCGGGGCGCGACCGAATTACAAATGATGCGGCCCTGCCCATTGCCCACGGCCTGTTTTACTGCACCGATGCCTACCCGGACGACGAACTTTTTCACGATGCGGCCTGCCTGCGGCGTCACCATGAGCCGCATCTGTTGCTGGCGCACAGCATGGGCATTGACAACGCAGGCCATCTGCACGGCGCAAGCAGCAAGGAATACCGGGATGCCGCCCGCAGGGCCGATGGGCTGCTGGCCCGCTGGCTGCCGGAATGGACGGCGGCAGGCTATGCAGTGCTGGTCACCAGCGATCACGGCATGGACGACGACGGCCGCCATAACGACAACAGCGAAGCCAGCCGGCGGGTTCCCCTGTGGCTGGCGGGTGAAGGGTTTCAAAACACCCCGCTGCCCACAGATCAAACGCAGATTGCAGGGCTTGTATGCCGTGCACTCGGCATTGAATAA